The window AGTAAATGGGGGTGGATGAGGAACCTGGTCCAGCGCCAGGTCAGTCCGAtaaaaaaactgctgtttgtATATCAAGAGATCAATATCTTGCCGTTGCTCCGAAGTATAGCTGCTAGTTTGTTGTAAAACCACAGCAGAAAACATCtgtctgatgtgtgtttttaccaaagaAGACACGAACAATAACTCTTTAGAAGCAAATGTCTGTCTGGAGCAGCGGTTTGTCTGGTTAAGTTAAATATTACATGATACAACTTGTTCTTAATCACGAAGGAATTTGAAGAATGGATCAATGCTCAGGTACAAGGAAGTAGAAATCCTGGTGAATTACATGATGTGTGCTTCTCATCCCGTCTTATGATACGTCAGCGGCCTGAAACGACACATCTTCCCTGGATGGGGGCTGGGGAGCGCCGCCAGCCTCCTCCAGAGTGGTTGACCTTCACATATGTGTGCCGGCCTTTGCTCCGTCAGTCCCTGACTGAGGCTGTGGGAACCCGGTGTGTAGacgtcctgctgtgtgtgttccagatgcgcttcctgctgctcttcagccGTCAGGGGAGGCTGCGTCTGCAGAAGTGGTTCACTCCGATGGCGGAGCGCGAGCGGAAGAAGATCATCAGAGACATGACCACCATGGTTTTAGCACGGCAGCCACGCTGCTGCAACTTTCTGGACTGGAAGGACCTGAAGATCACCTACAAGCGGTCAGACATGCTTCCTTCCCCTCTTGGAGGGGGTGATAAATCAACCTAGCTATAACTTCTGCTGAAAAACCCAAATCCTAAACATGACCTTCCATGACCACGTGCCAGCACATTAAAATGTGCAGACTCCCACAGGTTAGTCAGGCTCTGAACAGACAAGGACACACAAACCTGCAGGAATCCCTTTTTATCTGCCCTGTATTGTTAATGAGTGACAGTTAAACCTGTTATTGCTTCTTTTTTCCCGGCAGTGAAGCTTTCTCACCGAATCTGTTGAGATTATTCCACTCTGAGTTAACGCTCTCACAGCTCCACCACTCTCTCGCTGCTTTTCAAAGGCTCCCTGTCCATTAGTTAAAGATTTTTACCTGTGTTGTGAGCAGATGGGGCGGGCCTCCAAAAGCAGGAACAAACGTTGGTTTTCCTCCGGCCACAAAATGTGTTCTCAGCTCTTTTTTTAACGTCCTTTGTTAATGATTCCAAGAATAAGACTAAAAACCCAGAgtgagtgactgtgtgtgtgtttgtgtgtgtcagttgtTCAGAGAAAGCTGGGCGAGCCTGATCTTTGTTCTCATTTCACGCTCTCTAGTAGACACACtcatgtttctttatttttgatgaaTCACATTGTAGCTGTGTCTTCTCCTACAGTGGTTTTATTGACGGCGTATTTCTCTTCAGGTATGCAAGCTTATATTTCTGCTTAGCCATCGAGCGCCAAGACAACGAGCTGCTGGCCCTGGAGATTATTCATCGCtatgtggagctgctggataaATATTTTGGCAATGTATTCCCTTCCTTTACGTTAAATATCCTCCTGTGTATGATAGTGAAGCATGTGGCATGCATCTGTTGGCTGAGCTcagggatctgcaggatttactGTCAACTGAGCCAAATTCAAAACGCAGCAACTCCTTTCATCAATATTAAATGAAACTGTCTTGCTTATTCAAAGATTTgagtttatttctttaatttatcCATGGTTATCTCTCCTCTGACTCCACACCGATTAACTGCAGTGACGGGAAACATTAGGATGCTATAAGTGTTATTCGTCACCTTAAAACGACTGATTTGAGTTGGCGCTGTTTGAGAGTCTGCAGATGTAAGATATCATAAGataagagataaaaaaaaaaaaagaattctaaCACTGACCAAGCACATAAACTTCTTTACTTATTTCATGAAGAGTCCTTTCTATAAAGATATAAAGACGACAGCCCCTCTTCGCACATTAGGCAGGGACTGTTCACAGAGAGGACATTGTGGATTTGGTTATGGCGCTTCACGGCTGCTCTCCCATCTGAATATGACGAGAGACGATGAGCGGTTTGTCTCCGTCCTCACTGGTAGAGACTCTCACTCTCTGCACCGTTTTAAAGTTCGTCTGCTGTGCAAGAAAAGCTCAAAGACGTGAAATCAGCCAGTGAAAGCTGCTGCCGTGTTGAAATCTGTTTCGTCTGTAAGATTTTGCTGAAACTAGCTGAAAAATGTCGGCTGCACTTTGAACTCCCGGATTGAGTAGCAGGCCGATAATCTGGGCTGTGCCTCTCCGCAGGTGTGTGAGCTGGACATAATCTTTAACTTTGAGAAGGCCTATTTTATCCTGGACGAGTTTCTAATGGGAGGAGAGATACAGGAAACCTCCAAACAGACAGTGAACCGCTCCATCGAGGCCTCGGACAtgctgcaggaggtgagacacacacacacaaacacacacacacagatacacacagataaatgaacacacacacacacacaccctgtccTGTGCTGTGAGCATGTAACATCTGTTGAATGACTAAAAGCTCTATCAATGTTTACAAATGTAGTCTCAGAGCTCATTTGTTCTCCACGTCTTGCTTTGGGCTCTTTTTAAAGCTCTAAATCTCTCAGTTGATTCAATTTTGGGGAGTTAAAGTTTGTTAGTGAGTGTAAAGTAGTGAGCTGAATTAACATCGGTGCGGCTGAGTCTctgatgtgtgtgcgtgtgtgtgtgtgttgctttcaGGCATGTTGTTAGCTgctcagatgtgtgtttgtgctgcggTGTGTTGCCTTGCCCCTCTCtgcatccctctctctctccgctgcTGTTTGTGCGAGGCAGAGACGGATCTGGCTGGAATGCAACGTTGATTTTAGCGTCTGTCTGAAGCTTGCGGCTCTGTGTCTAGAGAGGCTGGTGGCTCGGGcccggtgtgtgtttctgtgcttccGAGCAGGGCTGACTAACACTGTGACTCTAGAGCTGGACTGTGTGCAGTTAGCCTCCCATTCATTCTGACCATTATCGCTTCAGGATGACAGCAGTGAGTGGTATGAGGTGGAGCTGTTTGGATGACCTTGAATATGGACAGAAAGGTTAGATGTTCTGCTTGTGTTAGCTACCTACAGTGTGTTGGTGTGCTCAGCACTTAATACCAGGTGGCGTGTAGATGTGTGCCTGTGAAAATTAATTGCTACATCATGCtgttttcaaataaatctgagaGTTACATTTTCTTTCCTTGCTGTGTCCTTTGCCAGACTTTGGAGGAGTATATGAGCAAACCTGCTTTTTAacttgtgggaggaaaaaaaaaaaaaaagagacatgaaGCGAGCGCTGGGAGGAATCCAGGAGCTGGATGTACCGTTAATGAGTCAAAGAAGTTTCTGAAAATGAGCACGGGGCTGACTTTGATTCCAGAAAACTCTTTCACCAGAGGAAAAAGGCCCCCTCCACCTGAAACATGCATTTTGACAGTGAGTGATGCTCAGCTCGCCGTCAGGAAGAATAAAGGAGGAGGGGCGTTTGGGGATATACATGGTTTTACACTGTTTACTGATGCATTAACTTAAATTAATAATGGGACTGCATAAAATGGTAACAATGAGGTGATTGATGATGTGTGCTTTTGATTCATTCATGTTTGAATAGTGTAATAATATATTAGAATCTTTCCAAGGTTTGcttttgaatgaaatgtttttcagtAAATATTCGACAAAACTGTTGCTCTTTCtgagaaacatttctgtggATTTACTGTGTTCTGCCTGAATGTCAGCATAATTATCAGTTTTTAACTCGTGTTTAACATATTCCAAGTGTGGGACTGTTTGTCTTTGAAAGGatcgtgtgggtgtgtgtgtctgtttgttttggtttttttttacattgtgcaaagaactgattaaaatgtttattttgataaGCCATCTGCTTTGTGCAGTTATTTCTATTGAGGTTCATTTGAGGTTCTCACTCCAGAGAAAAGGGATGGATTGGGTTTTCATCAGGGATCGTGCTGAAGAGAGGATATTATTTCACTCATTCTGCAGCATGTGATTCTTAATAAGTCAACACAACTcagcaagaagaaaaataatacCGCTGATGCTTTATTCATCTGTGATTGGTCACACATTGTTGAACATGTAcaaaatggtttaaaaatgAGCATACATAGCACAACCACTGGTAGGCCAACGATACAGAGCTTCGCAGTATGAAAGGGCTGGAAGGCAGGCGACAGTCTGATATTTAGACTTGGAAATAATTATCCATAGTAGTAACATTGAATCCACTAACCCTGAATATATCACGAGTCACAACAACACTCGTTCTCAGCCAGGCACGCTGCCCCGAAGGAAAGATCCCCATAATGTTGTGTCACCCACACTGAGGCCCACTCAGCCTGTACAGAAGAATTTACCTTCAGAATCACATGTGTAAATAAATAGCTCTAcatagatggaaaaaaaacaaacatttttatcattACTCGGCTGATTATAGTTGAAAATATCGGGCTGGTTACCTACACGatccatgtaaacaaacttcTAACAACATCAAAAACCCTTCAAGTCAGATTAGGTTGTGATCTGGTGGTTGCAGCTTGTAAATACTTTATTCACTTGGATAACTAGCAATTTTATAGTGACAACAGGTTCACATACAATCAGTATTTGGAGGACTTTCCTCACAGGCTGTACCTTTTAATCTCTTATGGTATCgttacattaaataaataatgttcTTGCAGCAAGTAGGGACTTGTagtatttttttctcatattttattTAAGATTGCTATAGTTCATTTTCGTTAGGGTGATATTAGTAATACCAGCTATAGTTCATATAATAGAAATTTGTAAACTAGATCACGTCCACCAAACTGTATAAATACTATATACTCAGGATTTCGTGCGTGTGGCGCGGCTTGAGGCTACATCCTGGCCGCggtcttctcctgctgctcctgcccctggtcctcctcctcctcctccttcacggTCTGCGGAGCAGAGGTCTTGACCGGCACCTCCTCCTTCCCCTGCATCTGTGTGGGCTGGACGGCCTCCTGCGGGCCCCCCTCGGCCTCCCTCTTTGCCAGGGGCCGCTCCGGGTCCTGGCCCAGGTAGTCCTTCATGGCGCGCTCGTACAGCTCGTAGGGGAAGCGGCTCTTCAGCTGGGCCTCGGTGTCCCTCTTGGAGATGCTGTTCGGGTACTCGGTCAGGATCTTGGCCGCCAGGTAGGTGGTCACCTCGTCCTCCACGTCtccgtcgtcgtcgtcgtcgtctgCCCCGTCGGCCTGGCGCTTCAGAGGCATCTTGTTGAGCTCAGACAGGAAGAGGTTCTCCCTGCGTCCGGACGGAGAGGGGATCTTCATGGGACCGGGATTAGCGGCGGGGATGGAGGACACCGGCATTCTGTCCACGGATGGAGAGGTCTTCATGGGCCGCTGCACCACCGGGTACTCGTTACTGATCGTTTCCACCCCGATGATGTCCAAGAAGTCCTCTCGGTCCATGTCGTCTGTGGCGGGCTTGCTCTTGACGGGCAGCCTGCGGCTGA of the Salarias fasciatus chromosome 18, fSalaFa1.1, whole genome shotgun sequence genome contains:
- the ap1s3b gene encoding AP-1 complex subunit sigma-3b isoform X1; the encoded protein is MMRFLLLFSRQGRLRLQKWFTPMAERERKKIIRDMTTMVLARQPRCCNFLDWKDLKITYKRYASLYFCLAIERQDNELLALEIIHRYVELLDKYFGNVCELDIIFNFEKAYFILDEFLMGGEIQETSKQTVNRSIEASDMLQEDDSSEWYEVELFG
- the ap1s3b gene encoding AP-1 complex subunit sigma-3b isoform X2; the encoded protein is MMRFLLLFSRQGRLRLQKWFTPMAERERKKIIRDMTTMVLARQPRCCNFLDWKDLKITYKRYASLYFCLAIERQDNELLALEIIHRYVELLDKYFGNVCELDIIFNFEKAYFILDEFLMGGEIQETSKQTVNRSIEASDMLQETLEEYMSKPAF